In Bacillus sp. NP247, one DNA window encodes the following:
- a CDS encoding SRPBCC domain-containing protein, with the protein MSKNTMVSRVENDRVLVLERVFDAPRDLVFSMFKEAEHLKQWWGPRGWEIPSCTVDFRPGGVWHYCMKCVDQNMGQFFGMESWGKGVYKEIIEPEKIVYTDYFSDAEGNVNDSMPSTEMTLEFIDLGGKTKLINRAEYVNKEALKTVMDMGMLQGITETWDRLNERLESLK; encoded by the coding sequence ATGTCAAAAAATACAATGGTATCGAGAGTAGAGAATGATCGAGTATTAGTACTGGAGCGCGTTTTTGATGCACCGCGTGATCTTGTGTTCAGTATGTTTAAAGAAGCAGAGCATTTGAAACAATGGTGGGGACCAAGGGGTTGGGAAATTCCATCATGTACTGTCGATTTCCGTCCAGGAGGCGTTTGGCACTACTGTATGAAGTGTGTCGATCAGAACATGGGGCAATTCTTTGGTATGGAATCATGGGGTAAAGGGGTTTATAAAGAGATTATTGAGCCAGAGAAAATCGTCTACACCGATTATTTTTCAGATGCTGAAGGGAATGTGAATGATTCTATGCCATCAACTGAGATGACATTGGAATTCATTGATTTAGGTGGAAAGACAAAGCTAATAAACCGTGCTGAATATGTTAACAAAGAGGCTCTTAAGACCGTTATGGACATGGGCATGCTACAAGGTATCACTGAAACTTGGGATCGTTTGAACGAACGATTGGAGTCGCTGAAATAG
- a CDS encoding YdcF family protein yields MKENMKSMKSKKRRILQVFLLMICSIILYVSYAAYDIWSYRFKTEDDVKTDAGIVLGAASWNGKPSPVFKERINHAISLYKNGNIKKIIFTGGTKFETELEEARTARAYALKNGVKEDDILIETKSLFTEENLKNAKEVGIENGIRTYTIVSDPLHMKRAMRIAKHIQIEAYASPTPTSAYKTLDTEIPFFFKELFSYIGYVASLPLKALKGD; encoded by the coding sequence ATGAAAGAAAATATGAAAAGTATGAAAAGTAAGAAAAGAAGAATCTTGCAAGTGTTCTTGCTTATGATTTGTTCTATTATTTTATATGTAAGTTATGCAGCTTACGATATTTGGAGTTATCGCTTTAAAACAGAAGATGATGTGAAGACAGATGCTGGTATCGTACTAGGAGCAGCTTCATGGAACGGAAAACCATCTCCTGTATTTAAAGAAAGAATCAATCATGCGATTTCTTTATATAAGAACGGAAATATTAAAAAGATTATTTTTACAGGTGGTACAAAGTTTGAGACGGAGCTTGAGGAAGCGCGTACTGCTAGGGCGTATGCACTTAAAAATGGTGTAAAAGAAGACGATATTTTAATTGAAACAAAATCCCTTTTCACTGAAGAGAATTTAAAGAATGCGAAGGAAGTTGGAATAGAGAATGGAATACGCACCTATACGATCGTGAGTGATCCACTTCATATGAAACGTGCAATGAGAATTGCAAAACACATTCAAATTGAAGCATATGCATCACCAACGCCAACGTCAGCGTATAAAACGTTAGATACAGAAATCCCATTCTTTTTTAAAGAATTATTCTCGTATATTGGATATGTAGCCTCTTTGCCATTAAAGGCGTTGAAAGGGGATTGA
- a CDS encoding GNAT family N-acetyltransferase: MEIVHERAKLRLIDSNDVEKMFSIVEGNQEIWAYLIFKMDTVQDMQQYVQKAIKAYGAGKDLPFVVVDQKTNEIVGSTRLYNISVEDKTVELGQTWYNPSVQRTSMNTECKYMLLQYAFEKLHMRRVQIKTDARNEKAQRAIERLGAVKEGVLRNERKLPSGHVRDAVVYSVIASEWPAVKERLLEKLESYKEKR, from the coding sequence ATGGAAATTGTTCACGAAAGAGCAAAGTTACGGTTAATTGATAGCAATGATGTCGAAAAAATGTTTTCAATCGTGGAAGGAAATCAAGAAATTTGGGCGTATTTAATCTTTAAAATGGATACTGTTCAAGATATGCAGCAATATGTTCAAAAGGCGATAAAAGCTTATGGGGCAGGGAAGGATTTGCCATTTGTTGTTGTGGATCAAAAGACGAATGAAATAGTAGGGAGTACACGCTTATATAACATTTCAGTTGAAGATAAGACGGTGGAATTAGGGCAAACGTGGTACAACCCAAGTGTGCAACGTACGAGTATGAATACAGAGTGTAAGTATATGTTATTACAATATGCTTTTGAAAAATTGCATATGAGGAGAGTACAAATTAAGACGGATGCACGAAATGAAAAAGCACAAAGAGCAATTGAAAGACTCGGTGCAGTAAAAGAGGGTGTACTTAGAAATGAAAGAAAATTGCCGAGCGGGCATGTTAGAGATGCAGTTGTGTACAGTGTTATTGCAAGTGAATGGCCAGCTGTAAAAGAACGGTTATTAGAAAAATTAGAGTCTTATAAAGAAAAACGATAA
- a CDS encoding GNAT family N-acetyltransferase, producing MERNISKEYTIRIATENESDSIIILLKEVAQWLQHKEVDQWQYLLGEEATAEILECIREKYTYVVMKEDEIVGTVTVSPKQNEWDEHIFGKEEVSNSLYIHRFAVKRKYKGNGIGEWILHWVEENVQSDKEYLKLDCVGHNQLLNDFYKRCGFEYIGSTDGLSKFQKRRRK from the coding sequence ATGGAGAGAAATATTAGTAAAGAATATACAATTCGAATTGCTACTGAAAATGAAAGTGATAGTATTATAATTCTATTAAAAGAAGTAGCACAATGGCTACAACATAAAGAAGTGGATCAGTGGCAGTATCTTTTAGGAGAGGAAGCTACGGCTGAAATACTAGAATGTATAAGAGAGAAATATACATATGTTGTTATGAAAGAAGATGAAATAGTTGGTACAGTTACGGTTTCTCCTAAACAAAATGAATGGGATGAACACATTTTTGGTAAAGAGGAAGTTTCTAATTCATTATATATTCATAGATTTGCGGTAAAACGGAAGTATAAGGGGAATGGAATAGGAGAATGGATTTTGCATTGGGTAGAAGAGAATGTGCAAAGTGATAAAGAGTATTTGAAGTTAGATTGTGTTGGGCATAACCAACTGTTGAATGATTTTTATAAGCGATGCGGCTTTGAATATATTGGTAGTACAGATGGGCTTAGTAAATTTCAAAAGAGAAGGAGAAAGTGA
- a CDS encoding DUF2691 family protein has protein sequence MKRGITVDILDGYDNLLWKVLRPIDITAFDWQAVGREEAYIIVGNGLGPELFSEDNEIMEGSELKKQIKDNIYYLLFVDLKAYPKGEVLGEIETYEEFKESKCEVVVLVADGDYIQIYAKKQEEIEMMYENALNQGFYVEYITDENDGRTRMSVW, from the coding sequence ATGAAAAGAGGAATTACAGTAGATATTCTAGATGGATATGATAATTTACTTTGGAAAGTGTTAAGGCCAATTGATATTACTGCATTTGATTGGCAAGCCGTGGGAAGGGAGGAAGCTTATATAATAGTAGGGAATGGATTAGGTCCAGAATTATTTTCAGAAGATAACGAGATCATGGAAGGATCAGAATTAAAAAAACAAATAAAAGATAACATATATTATCTTTTATTTGTAGACTTAAAAGCATATCCAAAAGGGGAAGTACTAGGAGAAATTGAAACATATGAAGAATTTAAGGAGAGTAAGTGTGAAGTAGTCGTATTAGTAGCCGATGGTGATTACATACAAATTTATGCGAAAAAACAAGAAGAGATTGAAATGATGTATGAAAACGCACTGAATCAAGGATTTTATGTAGAATATATTACAGATGAAAATGATGGAAGGACTCGTATGTCAGTATGGTAG
- a CDS encoding YhgE/Pip domain-containing protein codes for MFKNKLLLLSPVIALLIVFIFSLTLFPSVQPQPKNLPIAIVNEDQGVEIPNQPKMNMGQTIVDTMKKTSKSDEEPAVKWVEVKNKEAVQKGLNNKEYYAALVIPKEFSAKQASLRTPQPSSPEVEIFINQGMNTAASTMAGQILNGVVDNMNNTVRTQLLDGFKAKGATLTTDQASNLVTPIAKKVTNVNEVGKNSANGNSPISLFQPLWIASLASAAIIFIAISKMPVGTRKENFVLKLKQILAGAIAALVIGFGLTWIADGMVGLNISNVTDTALFLSITAFSFFLMISAVLSLVGLNGIGLFALLLFFGAPLLSLAPEMLSPFYQDWIYSWLPMKFMIEGLREIFFFGKGLSWSTPVTVLVWIGVVSMVIVLITAFKRSAIKEHKTELSA; via the coding sequence ATGTTTAAAAATAAACTTTTATTATTATCACCAGTCATTGCACTACTTATTGTTTTTATTTTTTCATTAACATTATTTCCAAGCGTTCAACCTCAGCCGAAAAATTTACCAATTGCAATTGTAAACGAGGATCAAGGAGTAGAAATTCCGAACCAACCTAAAATGAATATGGGGCAAACGATTGTTGATACGATGAAAAAAACATCGAAATCAGATGAAGAACCTGCGGTGAAGTGGGTAGAAGTGAAAAATAAAGAAGCCGTTCAAAAAGGTTTAAATAATAAAGAATATTATGCGGCATTAGTCATTCCGAAAGAATTTAGCGCAAAACAAGCATCATTACGAACACCACAGCCATCATCACCAGAGGTAGAAATATTCATAAATCAAGGAATGAATACAGCTGCATCAACTATGGCAGGGCAAATATTAAATGGTGTGGTTGATAATATGAACAATACTGTTCGTACGCAGCTACTAGATGGGTTTAAAGCAAAAGGTGCTACTTTAACAACAGATCAAGCTTCAAATTTAGTAACACCTATTGCGAAGAAAGTGACAAATGTGAATGAGGTCGGAAAAAATAGTGCGAACGGTAACTCGCCAATTTCTTTATTCCAACCGCTATGGATTGCAAGTTTAGCTAGTGCAGCGATTATCTTTATTGCGATTAGCAAAATGCCAGTAGGTACAAGAAAAGAAAACTTTGTATTAAAACTAAAACAAATATTAGCTGGAGCTATCGCGGCGCTTGTAATTGGATTTGGTCTTACATGGATTGCAGATGGAATGGTAGGATTAAATATTTCGAATGTAACGGATACGGCGTTGTTCTTATCTATTACAGCGTTTAGTTTCTTCTTAATGATTTCTGCAGTGCTTTCATTAGTTGGACTAAATGGAATCGGATTATTTGCACTCTTACTATTCTTCGGAGCACCGTTATTATCATTAGCACCTGAAATGTTGTCTCCGTTTTATCAAGATTGGATTTACTCATGGTTACCAATGAAATTTATGATCGAAGGACTTAGAGAAATATTTTTCTTCGGAAAAGGGTTAAGCTGGAGTACACCTGTTACTGTGCTTGTTTGGATTGGTGTGGTAAGTATGGTTATCGTTTTAATAACGGCTTTCAAGCGTAGTGCAATAAAGGAACATAAAACTGAATTAAGCGCTTAA
- a CDS encoding acyl-CoA dehydrogenase family protein — MALSFVETEEQSFIIEQINKLIPKFMEREHQLSELGSFPYENMNDLKDIGYTKLTLPKEFGGSAISLYDFVLFQEKIAEGCGATALSIGWHLGIVKELAENRSWDEEMFTWFCEEVRNGALFNRAATEPNTGSPTRGGKPETLAVKKGEKWIINGRKTFTTMAPVLDYFIISASIEGQEEIGEFVIPKNTIGVTIEETWDSIAMRGTASHDLVLQNVEIENRFFTDVLGGKVKQKGIGWLLHIPACYLGIAQSARNYAVQFAGSYKPNSLNHSISLLPNVRRLVGELELELMQARVFLYQIAKKYDEAEDKLSLQAELAAVKSAVTNAAISIVDKAMRIVGAKSLSEKNPLHRYYLNVRAGLHNPPMDDATLSILADAAFRS; from the coding sequence ATGGCACTCTCATTTGTTGAAACAGAAGAACAATCTTTCATTATTGAACAAATAAATAAATTGATTCCGAAGTTCATGGAAAGAGAGCATCAACTAAGTGAATTAGGATCATTTCCGTATGAAAATATGAATGATTTGAAAGATATCGGATATACGAAATTAACGTTACCGAAGGAATTTGGTGGTAGTGCAATTTCTTTATATGACTTCGTTTTATTTCAAGAGAAAATTGCGGAAGGCTGCGGAGCTACTGCATTATCGATTGGCTGGCATCTTGGTATTGTAAAGGAATTAGCTGAAAACCGTTCTTGGGATGAGGAAATGTTCACTTGGTTTTGTGAAGAAGTGCGTAATGGCGCACTCTTTAATCGAGCAGCGACAGAGCCGAATACAGGTAGTCCTACGCGCGGCGGGAAACCAGAGACGTTAGCTGTCAAAAAAGGTGAGAAGTGGATTATAAACGGAAGAAAAACGTTTACGACAATGGCGCCAGTACTTGATTATTTTATCATTTCAGCAAGTATTGAAGGCCAGGAAGAAATCGGAGAGTTTGTCATTCCGAAGAATACGATAGGCGTAACAATTGAAGAAACGTGGGATAGTATCGCAATGCGAGGAACTGCGAGCCATGATCTCGTTTTACAAAATGTAGAGATAGAGAACCGCTTTTTTACGGATGTATTGGGCGGAAAAGTGAAACAAAAGGGTATTGGCTGGTTGCTACATATACCAGCATGTTATTTAGGAATTGCACAATCAGCAAGAAATTATGCAGTTCAGTTTGCGGGATCATACAAGCCAAATAGTTTAAATCATTCTATTAGTTTATTGCCGAATGTTAGAAGATTAGTTGGAGAATTAGAACTTGAGCTTATGCAAGCTCGTGTCTTTTTATATCAAATTGCGAAAAAATACGATGAGGCAGAAGATAAATTATCATTGCAAGCGGAACTAGCAGCAGTGAAATCCGCTGTAACGAATGCGGCAATATCTATTGTAGATAAAGCTATGCGCATCGTAGGAGCGAAAAGTTTATCAGAAAAAAATCCGCTTCATCGCTATTATTTAAACGTCAGAGCAGGACTGCACAATCCGCCGATGGATGATGCAACATTATCTATATTAGCGGATGCGGCGTTTCGATCGTAA
- a CDS encoding VOC family protein, with translation MINNVGQIMLYVNNQDEVKKFWTEKVGFSVISEEDNGQGMRWIEIAPTKEAETSIILHNKELIAKMQPELNLGTPSLMFFSKEFDRLYSDLVNKKVTVGEIVNMPSGRIFNFADSENNYFAVMEKK, from the coding sequence ATGATTAATAATGTTGGTCAAATTATGTTGTATGTGAATAACCAAGATGAAGTGAAGAAATTTTGGACAGAAAAAGTAGGGTTTAGTGTAATTTCAGAGGAAGATAACGGTCAAGGAATGCGATGGATTGAAATTGCTCCGACGAAAGAAGCTGAAACAAGTATTATTCTCCACAATAAAGAGTTAATTGCTAAAATGCAGCCAGAGTTAAATCTTGGTACACCTTCTTTAATGTTCTTCTCAAAAGAATTCGATCGTTTATATAGTGATTTAGTAAATAAAAAAGTTACAGTCGGAGAAATTGTAAATATGCCTTCAGGTAGAATATTTAATTTTGCAGATAGCGAAAATAATTATTTTGCAGTAATGGAAAAAAAGTAA
- a CDS encoding aminoglycoside phosphotransferase family protein, producing the protein MNPINVSLVEKLIQEQFPEWAHLEVKPVKLSGHDNRTFHLGDQMSMRLPSDAAYAPQVEKENIWLPILSKGLSLQISAPIAKGNPSEEYPWPWSINKWIEGETVTKENVRDLDEFAADLGSFLVELQSIDTSNGPIAGAHNFYRGGLISVYDKEARVAIENNKDVFDETLLKHLWDLALRSTWDSKPVWVHGDIAPGNLLVKDGKLSAVIDFGILGVGDPACDAAMAWTFFDENSRNVFKEVLSMDEETWNRARGWALWKALITYDANKNSNKKVAEESYRVIQVIVDDYER; encoded by the coding sequence ATGAATCCAATTAACGTAAGTTTAGTTGAGAAGTTAATACAGGAACAGTTTCCTGAATGGGCACATTTAGAAGTGAAGCCTGTAAAGCTTAGCGGGCATGATAATAGAACGTTTCATTTAGGAGATCAGATGAGTATGAGATTACCAAGTGATGCAGCATATGCACCGCAAGTAGAGAAAGAAAATATTTGGCTTCCTATATTAAGTAAGGGACTTTCTTTACAAATTTCTGCACCAATTGCGAAAGGGAATCCATCTGAAGAATATCCGTGGCCTTGGTCTATTAATAAGTGGATAGAAGGGGAGACCGTTACGAAAGAAAATGTTCGTGACTTAGATGAGTTTGCGGCGGACTTAGGTTCATTTCTAGTAGAATTGCAATCAATTGATACGAGTAACGGACCAATAGCTGGAGCGCATAATTTTTACCGGGGTGGGCTTATATCTGTATACGATAAAGAGGCAAGGGTAGCCATTGAAAATAATAAGGATGTTTTTGATGAGACATTATTAAAACATCTTTGGGATTTAGCACTTAGGTCAACATGGGATAGCAAACCAGTTTGGGTTCATGGAGATATAGCGCCGGGTAACTTACTTGTTAAAGATGGGAAGCTTAGTGCCGTAATCGATTTTGGTATTTTAGGAGTAGGAGATCCTGCCTGTGATGCAGCGATGGCATGGACGTTTTTTGATGAAAATAGCAGAAATGTATTTAAAGAAGTATTAAGTATGGATGAAGAAACGTGGAATAGAGCGAGAGGATGGGCGCTTTGGAAGGCGTTAATTACATACGATGCGAATAAAAATAGTAATAAAAAAGTGGCAGAAGAATCTTATCGTGTGATTCAAGTGATTGTGGATGATTATGAGAGGTAA
- a CDS encoding metalloregulator ArsR/SmtB family transcription factor, which translates to MSEEISGVNVATLNALSEPNRMNIVELLRDGPLTVGEIADHLGLRQPQTSKHLKVLSDTGIVEVQAEANRRIYKLRPEPFQALDCWVQSFKHVMEERFDNLDTYLKELQNKEKS; encoded by the coding sequence ATGTCGGAGGAAATTTCGGGCGTGAACGTGGCGACGCTGAATGCCTTATCTGAACCGAATCGTATGAATATCGTTGAACTATTGCGTGACGGTCCTCTAACTGTTGGGGAAATTGCCGATCATCTGGGATTAAGGCAGCCACAAACTTCGAAACACTTAAAGGTGCTAAGTGATACTGGAATTGTGGAAGTGCAAGCTGAAGCTAATCGCCGGATTTATAAGTTACGACCTGAACCTTTCCAAGCGCTTGATTGTTGGGTACAGTCATTTAAGCATGTGATGGAAGAGAGATTCGATAATCTAGATACGTATTTGAAGGAATTGCAAAACAAGGAAAAATCTTAA
- a CDS encoding ferritin-like domain-containing protein, producing MYNSNYQDWYRQNDKLISDIEKAINGEFTAINCYAKLANMAPNQVEQKQILEIRNDEIRHFQNFVQIYTNLTGRQPKPQINEGCPNTYLQGLEFAIQDEQKTVDFYLEISDETSDASMKDLLRRIAADEQNHAVWFLYYFVKSK from the coding sequence ATGTATAATTCGAATTATCAAGATTGGTATAGGCAGAATGATAAGTTGATAAGTGATATTGAAAAAGCTATAAACGGAGAGTTTACTGCCATAAATTGCTATGCTAAATTAGCTAACATGGCTCCAAATCAAGTAGAACAAAAACAAATTCTTGAAATCCGTAATGATGAAATAAGGCATTTTCAAAATTTTGTACAAATCTATACGAATTTAACTGGCAGGCAGCCGAAACCGCAGATCAATGAAGGATGTCCTAATACTTACTTACAAGGATTAGAATTCGCTATACAAGATGAGCAAAAGACTGTAGATTTTTATTTAGAAATTTCAGATGAAACATCAGATGCATCTATGAAAGACTTGTTGCGGAGAATAGCTGCAGATGAACAAAATCATGCGGTATGGTTTTTATATTACTTTGTGAAGTCGAAGTGA
- a CDS encoding YjiH family protein produces the protein MNEIELKRNVIKAGREKGIILRFILTSLVGVFMFFVPVTINGASSIMIDHIVSWIRTSVPSVVPYYALLVMIIGAIYPFYTKKWNASIVDICFSILKVIGVVFGILYCLKVGPAWFFAPDVGPFLYEKLVISVSLLVPIGSTFLALLVGYGLLEFIGTFCRPIMRPLWNTPGRSAIDAVASFVGSYSLALLITNRVYKEGKYTTKEAAIIATGFSTVSATFMIIIAKTLDIMHLWNMYFWTTLVVTFIVTAITVRIPPLSRKPDTYVTEEGFPEPVYKEKMLERAWEDALEVSKSAPSVMKNIAVNLKDGFIMTMGILPSIMSVGLIGIVLAKFTPIFDWISYIFYPFTWLLRLPEADLAAKAVSVGIAEMFLPSLLVVSAPLVTKFVIAVVSVSSILFFSASIPCILSTDIPLKVSELIILYVQRTILTLLIITPIAYLLL, from the coding sequence TTGAATGAAATTGAATTAAAAAGGAATGTAATTAAGGCAGGGCGAGAGAAGGGGATTATTCTTCGGTTTATACTCACTAGTCTAGTAGGTGTGTTTATGTTTTTCGTACCAGTTACGATAAACGGTGCTTCGTCAATTATGATTGATCATATCGTATCGTGGATCCGGACTTCAGTTCCTTCTGTAGTACCATATTACGCACTACTTGTAATGATAATTGGTGCGATTTATCCATTTTATACGAAGAAATGGAATGCATCCATTGTAGATATTTGTTTTTCTATTTTAAAAGTAATAGGTGTTGTTTTTGGCATATTATATTGTTTGAAAGTAGGACCAGCTTGGTTCTTTGCGCCAGATGTTGGCCCGTTTTTGTATGAGAAGTTAGTGATATCAGTAAGTTTACTCGTCCCAATTGGCTCGACGTTTTTAGCGTTATTAGTCGGATATGGATTGCTTGAGTTTATCGGCACGTTTTGTCGTCCGATTATGAGACCGTTATGGAATACGCCAGGACGATCAGCAATCGATGCGGTTGCCTCCTTCGTTGGAAGTTATTCACTTGCACTTCTTATTACTAACCGGGTGTATAAAGAAGGAAAGTATACGACAAAAGAAGCAGCAATCATCGCCACAGGTTTCTCAACAGTATCCGCAACATTTATGATCATCATCGCAAAAACATTAGACATTATGCATTTATGGAATATGTACTTTTGGACTACGCTTGTTGTAACATTCATCGTGACTGCTATCACCGTAAGAATCCCACCACTTAGTAGAAAACCAGATACATATGTAACAGAAGAAGGTTTCCCAGAGCCTGTTTATAAAGAGAAAATGCTAGAACGCGCTTGGGAAGATGCGTTAGAAGTATCAAAATCTGCGCCGAGTGTAATGAAAAATATTGCAGTGAATTTAAAAGACGGTTTTATTATGACGATGGGAATATTGCCATCGATTATGTCAGTAGGGTTAATTGGTATCGTCTTAGCAAAGTTCACGCCAATATTTGATTGGATCAGTTACATTTTCTATCCATTTACGTGGCTATTACGATTGCCAGAAGCAGACTTAGCTGCTAAAGCGGTATCAGTTGGTATTGCAGAGATGTTTTTACCATCGTTATTAGTTGTAAGTGCACCACTCGTGACAAAGTTTGTCATTGCGGTTGTTTCCGTATCATCTATTTTGTTTTTCTCCGCATCAATCCCTTGTATTTTATCGACAGATATTCCGTTAAAAGTATCTGAACTTATTATTTTATATGTGCAAAGAACGATATTAACGTTGCTTATTATTACGCCGATTGCTTATTTGTTGCTTTAA